In Pseudobacter ginsenosidimutans, the following are encoded in one genomic region:
- a CDS encoding N-acetylmuramoyl-L-alanine amidase family protein, which yields MIKRVYYVSLLLVSLIALAAFTVNDPVTPQQQKPALSTIIIDAGHGGVDPGALGQHSTEAEIALSISLKLGKAIEKEMPGVKVIYTRTTDVLAGGGTNIQQSLRYRANMANEAKGDLFVSIHCNAAGVKAGGWYAKRVVGHKTRTVWVGKGKKRKKKTVRDPIYESYYVKNWQHGTETYIWAADRGGFKGEAINQSQEEGGENVEDSTNILDLNSPEARIRAQLYEKKYFAKSLTLATFVEEEFVKGGRVSRGVKQRNEKGIWVLQATGMPSVLIETGFVTHTEEEQYIISEKGQEEIVNNILASLVRYKASLESKQHQSTEQNAPAEAESQAQQLPTRDSLK from the coding sequence ATGATTAAGAGAGTTTATTATGTATCGTTACTTCTCGTTTCGCTGATTGCCCTGGCCGCATTCACGGTTAATGACCCCGTTACACCGCAGCAGCAGAAGCCTGCGCTGAGTACTATTATTATCGATGCGGGTCATGGCGGCGTGGATCCCGGCGCATTGGGGCAGCATTCCACCGAAGCGGAAATCGCATTGAGTATTTCCCTCAAACTGGGAAAAGCCATCGAAAAAGAGATGCCCGGCGTGAAGGTGATCTACACCCGCACCACAGATGTGCTGGCTGGTGGCGGCACCAATATTCAGCAGAGCCTCCGTTACAGGGCCAATATGGCCAATGAAGCAAAGGGTGATCTTTTTGTGAGCATCCACTGTAATGCTGCCGGTGTAAAAGCCGGAGGCTGGTATGCAAAACGTGTGGTAGGTCATAAGACCCGGACTGTTTGGGTAGGAAAAGGAAAAAAGAGAAAAAAGAAAACAGTTCGTGATCCTATATATGAAAGTTACTATGTGAAGAACTGGCAGCATGGTACCGAGACCTATATATGGGCCGCCGACCGTGGCGGCTTCAAGGGCGAGGCTATCAACCAAAGTCAGGAAGAAGGCGGTGAGAATGTGGAGGACAGCACCAATATCCTGGACCTGAATTCACCCGAGGCCCGCATCCGTGCACAGTTGTATGAGAAGAAATATTTCGCCAAGAGTCTCACGCTGGCCACATTCGTGGAAGAGGAATTTGTGAAGGGCGGACGTGTAAGCCGCGGCGTGAAACAGAGAAATGAAAAAGGTATCTGGGTGCTGCAGGCTACGGGCATGCCCAGTGTGCTGATCGAAACGGGATTTGTAACACATACAGAAGAAGAACAATATATCATCAGCGAAAAAGGCCAGGAGGAGATTGTGAACAATATTCTCGCCTCGCTGGTACGATACAAGGCTTCCCTGGAAAGCAAACAACATCAGTCCACCGAGCAGAATGCTCCGGCTGAAGCTGAAAGCCAGGCACAGCAGCTGCCAACCAGGGACAGTCTGAAATAA
- a CDS encoding N-acetylmuramoyl-L-alanine amidase family protein, with amino-acid sequence MLKTILQGLTICVVFTALTSFRQAPEKDQKPSFKTIIVDPGHGGKAIGARGKTSTEKAICLSIALKLGKLLSQIPGVKVVYTRTTDVYVDNRYRAELANKHKGDLYISIHANSAPPKVTKKKVGTQKVTYYTGKGKNRKKRTKIVPKYRTYSTPNPAHGTETYIWAADRTDAKGEFVGERISSDEEYTPDIDSPEFRVKSMLWTKKYFDKSLTLATMVEQEFVKGGRSSRGVKQRNNEGIWILQATAMPSILVETGFISNRNEEIYLTSAKGQEAIAKNIYQAVKRYKSSMDAK; translated from the coding sequence ATGTTGAAAACAATCCTTCAAGGCCTTACCATTTGTGTTGTATTTACGGCACTTACATCATTCCGGCAGGCTCCTGAAAAAGATCAGAAGCCCTCTTTCAAAACCATTATCGTTGATCCCGGTCATGGAGGAAAGGCCATCGGTGCGCGTGGAAAAACTTCAACAGAAAAAGCAATTTGTCTTTCCATTGCCCTCAAACTGGGGAAACTCCTGAGCCAAATCCCGGGTGTGAAAGTGGTATATACCAGAACTACAGATGTGTATGTGGATAACCGTTACAGGGCGGAACTGGCCAATAAGCATAAAGGTGATCTTTATATTTCCATCCATGCCAATTCAGCCCCGCCCAAAGTGACCAAAAAGAAAGTGGGTACTCAAAAAGTAACTTACTACACCGGCAAAGGGAAGAACAGGAAGAAGCGGACGAAGATCGTTCCCAAATACAGGACCTACTCCACTCCCAACCCTGCACACGGAACGGAAACCTATATCTGGGCCGCGGACCGTACAGATGCAAAAGGAGAATTCGTAGGCGAACGGATCTCTTCCGATGAAGAATATACGCCGGATATCGACAGTCCCGAATTCAGGGTGAAATCGATGTTATGGACGAAAAAATACTTCGATAAAAGCCTTACACTGGCTACGATGGTGGAACAGGAATTCGTAAAAGGCGGCCGGAGCAGTCGCGGAGTGAAACAACGGAACAATGAAGGCATCTGGATCCTGCAGGCCACCGCAATGCCCAGTATCCTTGTTGAGACCGGTTTCATCTCCAACAGAAATGAGGAGATCTACCTGACAAGCGCCAAAGGTCAGGAAGCCATTGCCAAAAATATTTACCAGGCTGTAAAGCGTTACAAATCCTCGATGGATGCCAAATAG
- a CDS encoding SusC/RagA family TonB-linked outer membrane protein: protein MRKKLRLVVMLLVLPFSSLFAQEGTIKGTVTDANNAPLPGVTVTNQTTQKSTLTNPNGNYQIAARSGQVLLFTYVGFTPQKVTVGSSGVVNVNLVSSDKHMGEVIVTAHGISRQKKSLGYSTPVVSGDEVTQTQRESFINGLAGRVPGLMVNQTSGNPGASSQIVLRGIVSLDGDNSPLIVIDGLPIDNSIMSGANLVGNRNNRDQDYSNRAIDINPADIETYTILKGPEATALYGNLGASGAIVITTKKAKAGFGSITYNNAFRLEKQMNFPEVQNVYSQGVSNGIYSGSTRSYWGPKYADNVKRFDNVDQFFQTSFSQKHNLALEGGSAGLSYRWANEYSDNTGTIPNTLYRRFSSRLSATATISPLLSVTTSFNYINSYNKKANKGDRGYLMGLLTFPSIYDINNWVDNFGNRVLNTSTIFGETDNPFWDVYKNPQDERVNRLLANSTVTLKPVKWLTINGTFGADVSTTSGMMVYHGQSYKGSGSAGTPTGGRIEAYQIQGRILNGALTATATHNFGKFNNSYIVGANFNDYNTTTTAQFGEKMYDPNFYSMNNTTPTTQRTKTTLMRYRGLGVFAQAVLGYESLLYLTLTGRMDASSRLMPNTPYFYYPAASFAFNFSELSAVKDLGWLSFGKLRASYAYTGKEPRTAYITKTALLPSSGTNGGFALDPAKGGNDKLKVEFSKNFETGFELQFLKNRLGIDFTWYNMLSENQIISPRLSYGTGFIIKALNGGEVRNRGIEVQLTGTPLKRKDLSWDVTVNFTRNRGKVIAVAEELPEYYNSDTWLQDGVRGSVYPGASTGAIGGWVNQRNERGDLLISPTNGLPLLTNDGVFYPIGDRSPDFLVGLVNKFTYKSWSLSFLFDLRKGGDVYNATQYTLYTTGLSMKTLDRETPRIIKGVLKDGLENSKTPTQNTIVVTPYNNTGFYTSTTNGISPENFVEKDIDAFRVRDITLSYYFPQKSLTKVKWVKDLSLFVTATDVLLITNYSGMDPDSNGTNPSTGGLGGYGIDFGNMGRPLGVNFGMRVKL, encoded by the coding sequence ATGAGAAAAAAACTCCGGCTGGTGGTAATGCTACTCGTATTGCCATTCAGTTCCCTTTTTGCCCAGGAAGGTACCATCAAGGGTACCGTAACTGACGCAAATAACGCTCCACTACCGGGTGTTACGGTTACAAACCAAACCACTCAGAAATCAACACTCACCAACCCCAATGGTAATTATCAGATAGCTGCACGCTCCGGGCAGGTTTTGTTATTTACCTATGTTGGCTTCACTCCACAAAAAGTAACTGTGGGGAGCAGTGGTGTGGTAAATGTAAATCTGGTTTCTTCAGACAAACACATGGGAGAAGTGATCGTAACAGCACACGGTATCTCCCGTCAGAAGAAAAGTCTCGGCTACTCCACTCCGGTAGTATCAGGTGATGAAGTAACGCAAACGCAGCGTGAAAGCTTTATCAACGGTCTCGCAGGCAGGGTGCCCGGATTGATGGTAAACCAGACCTCAGGTAACCCCGGCGCCTCTTCGCAGATCGTGCTGCGAGGTATCGTTTCGCTGGATGGAGACAACTCTCCATTGATCGTGATAGATGGTTTACCCATCGACAACTCGATCATGTCCGGCGCCAATCTCGTGGGCAACCGTAATAACCGCGACCAGGATTATTCCAATCGTGCGATCGATATCAACCCTGCTGATATTGAAACCTATACGATCCTCAAAGGCCCTGAAGCCACTGCATTGTATGGAAATCTCGGCGCATCGGGCGCTATCGTGATCACTACCAAAAAAGCAAAGGCAGGATTCGGTTCCATCACTTATAACAATGCTTTCAGGCTGGAAAAACAAATGAACTTTCCTGAAGTACAGAATGTATACAGCCAGGGAGTCAGCAACGGCATATATAGTGGAAGCACCCGCAGCTACTGGGGCCCCAAATATGCAGACAATGTGAAACGCTTCGATAATGTGGATCAATTCTTCCAGACCAGTTTCAGTCAGAAACACAACCTGGCGCTGGAAGGCGGCAGTGCTGGTTTGAGCTATCGCTGGGCTAATGAATATTCAGATAATACAGGTACCATTCCCAATACTTTGTACAGGAGATTTTCCTCCCGTTTGTCTGCAACTGCCACTATCAGCCCCCTCCTTTCTGTAACAACTTCTTTCAATTATATCAATTCATATAATAAGAAAGCGAACAAAGGAGACAGAGGTTACCTGATGGGCCTGCTTACATTCCCTTCCATCTATGACATCAACAATTGGGTAGATAATTTTGGTAACAGGGTGCTCAACACCAGCACTATTTTCGGCGAAACCGATAACCCGTTCTGGGATGTATACAAGAACCCGCAGGATGAAAGAGTGAATCGTTTGCTGGCAAATTCCACTGTTACTTTGAAGCCGGTAAAATGGCTGACCATTAACGGTACTTTCGGCGCAGACGTATCTACCACCAGCGGTATGATGGTGTATCACGGACAATCATACAAAGGCTCCGGTAGCGCCGGAACCCCAACAGGTGGCCGCATTGAGGCTTACCAGATCCAGGGAAGGATCCTGAACGGAGCCCTGACTGCCACTGCCACTCATAATTTCGGCAAATTCAACAACTCATATATCGTTGGTGCCAATTTCAACGATTACAATACTACCACTACAGCACAGTTCGGTGAAAAAATGTATGATCCGAACTTTTACAGTATGAACAATACTACGCCCACAACCCAGCGTACCAAAACAACACTGATGCGATACAGGGGTTTGGGAGTGTTTGCACAAGCGGTATTGGGATATGAGTCCTTATTGTATCTGACGCTTACGGGTCGCATGGATGCATCTTCCAGGTTAATGCCTAATACACCTTATTTCTACTATCCCGCCGCGAGCTTCGCCTTCAACTTCAGTGAGCTGTCGGCCGTCAAAGACCTGGGATGGCTTTCCTTCGGTAAGCTGAGAGCTTCTTATGCCTACACCGGTAAGGAGCCGAGGACCGCCTATATCACCAAGACTGCGCTGCTTCCTTCTTCCGGAACGAATGGCGGCTTTGCGCTGGATCCGGCCAAAGGCGGAAACGACAAGCTTAAAGTAGAGTTCTCAAAGAATTTCGAAACCGGATTTGAACTGCAATTCCTCAAAAACCGTCTGGGTATTGATTTCACCTGGTACAATATGCTCTCCGAGAACCAGATCATTTCCCCAAGGTTGAGCTATGGAACAGGTTTCATCATCAAGGCCCTGAATGGAGGTGAAGTAAGGAACAGAGGCATCGAAGTTCAACTCACAGGTACTCCATTGAAAAGGAAAGATCTGTCGTGGGATGTCACTGTGAACTTTACACGCAACAGGGGCAAAGTGATTGCAGTAGCAGAAGAGTTGCCTGAATACTATAACTCCGATACCTGGTTGCAGGACGGTGTACGTGGTTCAGTGTATCCCGGCGCCAGTACTGGTGCTATCGGAGGCTGGGTGAATCAGCGCAATGAAAGAGGTGATCTGCTGATCAGTCCTACCAATGGCCTGCCTCTGCTGACCAATGATGGCGTGTTCTATCCTATTGGCGACAGATCTCCTGATTTCCTGGTAGGGCTGGTGAATAAATTCACTTACAAATCCTGGTCATTGTCATTCCTCTTCGATCTGAGAAAAGGTGGCGATGTATATAACGCTACCCAATATACGCTTTATACAACCGGCCTGAGTATGAAAACCCTCGACAGGGAAACACCCCGTATCATCAAAGGTGTACTGAAAGATGGGCTCGAGAACTCTAAAACGCCAACGCAGAATACGATCGTAGTAACGCCATACAACAATACCGGCTTCTATACTTCCACAACCAATGGCATTTCACCGGAGAATTTTGTAGAAAAAGATATCGATGCGTTCCGTGTAAGGGATATTACCCTGAGTTATTATTTCCCGCAAAAATCACTTACAAAAGTTAAGTGGGTAAAAGATCTCAGCCTGTTTGTGACCGCAACGGATGTATTACTGATCACCAACTATTCCGGAATGGACCCTGACAGCAATGGTACAAACCCATCTACGGGTGGCCTTGGAGGTTATGGTATTGACTTTGGCAATATGGGCAGACCGCTGGGCGTGAATTTCGGAATGCGCGTAAAACTCTAA
- a CDS encoding OstA-like protein, which yields MKQYSALLVLTLLFCFKGLAQSTDTTGKMVEWLNSEKFRFEKKDSVTELNIWVGNVIVKQNNTTFYCDSAIFNKRTRTLEAFGNVHINDADSVHTYSQYLLYYIDTRIANLKKKVKLTDGKITLHTEELRYDANEKIGDYYNGGRVENGKTVLTSKEGTYYGEMKDVYFKKDVVLKDPGSTLRSDSLLYNTETEIATFITKTTITDTTDKNIVTREGTYDVKNRKAYFSGRPIITDARARTRIVANQIDRNDETGISTLTGNAVYIDSAQGVSVLANYIRANGKEGTFFATRQPLMILKQESDSIYIAADTLFSGRLSKLQHDLDSIAAVNARRDSLLKLEAARKKAVRDSTALTQINVRKDTEKDSVLVPAPNLMDSAVAAVTDSATKRIPLKDTSANQDTHVQRLRAMADSTLAAATADTGVKAPPDTALAAQATKPLLP from the coding sequence ATGAAGCAATATTCAGCCCTGCTGGTATTGACGCTGCTTTTTTGCTTCAAAGGTTTGGCACAGTCCACCGATACTACCGGTAAAATGGTGGAATGGCTGAATTCCGAAAAATTCCGCTTTGAAAAGAAAGACTCCGTTACTGAACTCAATATCTGGGTAGGCAATGTTATCGTAAAACAGAACAACACTACTTTTTACTGTGACTCCGCCATCTTCAATAAAAGGACCAGAACACTGGAAGCCTTCGGCAATGTACATATCAATGATGCAGACAGTGTACATACCTATAGCCAATACCTGCTTTACTACATCGACACACGAATTGCCAACCTGAAGAAAAAAGTAAAGCTCACAGACGGAAAGATCACACTCCATACAGAAGAGCTTCGTTATGACGCCAATGAAAAGATCGGCGACTACTATAATGGTGGCCGCGTAGAAAATGGCAAGACCGTGCTCACCAGCAAGGAAGGCACTTACTACGGGGAAATGAAGGATGTGTATTTCAAGAAGGATGTAGTACTGAAAGATCCCGGCTCCACGCTCAGGTCTGACTCGCTCCTGTACAATACGGAAACAGAGATCGCCACCTTTATTACAAAGACCACCATCACTGATACTACAGATAAGAACATCGTCACACGGGAAGGCACATACGATGTAAAGAACAGGAAGGCATATTTTTCGGGTCGTCCCATCATCACAGACGCGAGGGCGCGCACCCGCATTGTAGCGAACCAGATCGACCGTAACGATGAAACCGGTATCAGCACCCTTACGGGTAATGCCGTGTATATCGATTCGGCGCAGGGCGTTTCCGTGCTGGCCAACTATATACGGGCAAACGGAAAAGAAGGAACATTCTTTGCCACCCGGCAACCACTCATGATCTTAAAGCAGGAATCCGACTCCATATATATTGCAGCAGATACTTTGTTCTCGGGAAGACTCAGTAAACTACAGCATGATCTGGACTCGATCGCGGCCGTGAATGCGCGGAGAGACAGTCTTCTCAAGCTGGAAGCTGCCCGTAAAAAAGCTGTGAGGGATTCCACTGCACTAACGCAGATCAATGTTCGAAAAGATACAGAAAAGGATTCTGTACTGGTACCTGCTCCCAATCTGATGGACAGTGCCGTGGCAGCTGTGACCGACAGTGCAACAAAAAGGATCCCGCTGAAAGATACTTCGGCAAATCAGGATACACATGTGCAGCGATTACGGGCCATGGCAGATTCCACCCTGGCTGCTGCAACAGCAGATACCGGAGTGAAGGCACCGCCTGACACAGCGCTGGCAGCACAAGCCACCAAGCCCCTCCTTCCGTAA
- a CDS encoding putative LPS assembly protein LptD: MLITSNLRANYNSDYYFYNSLTAFQDTSKVPKSDTIPQRKDSLITKTDTFSIRMSKDSLDAPVNYAASDSMVMEVKTKKIILYSKASVKQKDMELTADSIELDQPSNMVIAVFRRDSTGKMIGRPKMVQADTKMESDLIRYNFKTQRGLTKSTTTAQGEMFVHGETIKKINETDYYALRGQMTTCNLDTPHFAFRTKKMKLVNKKLAVSGPIHPEFEGVPVPIYLPFGFFPISQGRHSGLLPPQFAASEQFGIGLEGLGYYKVLNDNFDVTLRTNIYSYGGYNVYLSPTYRKRYRYNGSMNLSFQNTRILSNTAKQEYTTSQTFNINWSHSVDSRARPGTSFSANVNAGSTKYNQYVANNPTLNFQNQLSSSISYQKNWDNKFNLTLSANHSQNNVSTLINMSLPTAAFTVNTFYPFQPKEMIGSPKWYQKLGIGLNTNFANQISVYERDFNVSKILDTMQWGAQHNIPIQLSLPPLGPIQIAPGISYSEKWYSRKIVKAFNPGKNKVDTLTAQNGFFQARDISFSVGMNTALFGKFDRFGKNSKFEAIRHVVRPNISLSYKPDLAAKDWYDFVVDSTGRTIRASHYEGSIYGPFSEGVFGGIGFGIDNNIEAKIRSKKDTANGGIKKIRLIDGFGFNSSYNLVADSFKLAPFSLYARSTLFEKINITAGAVLDPYQVDSSGYRMDKYMWSGGGGFKPGRITSGSVSISTTFQSKPKDEKKAKEQEDAEKDLGLPPLTLEEQQAQLEYARRNPSEFADFNIPWSVNLSFSYNFSRQFRPDYKGWETVSNASINVNGDFNLTPRWKMGASSYYDFKSSSIQSLTLSLSREMHCWQMSINVTPVGLYRTFNITINPKSGLLRDLKINRTRFFYGQ, from the coding sequence TTGCTAATAACGTCCAATCTACGCGCGAATTACAATTCAGATTATTATTTTTACAATTCATTAACTGCTTTTCAGGACACATCCAAAGTTCCGAAGAGCGATACCATCCCCCAACGTAAGGACTCGCTCATAACAAAGACGGATACTTTCAGTATCAGGATGTCTAAGGATTCCCTGGATGCTCCCGTGAATTATGCTGCATCCGATTCCATGGTAATGGAGGTGAAAACTAAAAAGATCATCCTCTACAGCAAGGCTTCGGTGAAGCAAAAGGATATGGAACTGACGGCAGACAGCATCGAGCTGGACCAGCCCAGCAATATGGTGATTGCCGTATTCCGCAGGGATTCCACCGGTAAAATGATCGGCAGACCAAAAATGGTGCAGGCAGATACCAAGATGGAGTCTGATCTGATCCGTTACAATTTCAAGACCCAGCGCGGCCTTACCAAATCAACCACCACCGCCCAGGGCGAAATGTTCGTGCACGGAGAAACCATCAAGAAGATCAATGAAACGGATTACTATGCACTCCGTGGACAAATGACAACCTGTAATCTGGACACACCTCACTTCGCCTTTCGAACGAAGAAGATGAAACTCGTGAACAAGAAACTGGCAGTGTCCGGGCCCATTCACCCGGAATTCGAAGGGGTGCCTGTGCCCATTTACCTGCCATTCGGTTTCTTTCCCATCTCACAGGGCCGGCATTCCGGATTGCTCCCGCCACAATTCGCGGCCAGTGAACAGTTCGGTATCGGTCTCGAAGGTCTGGGTTATTATAAGGTACTCAATGATAATTTCGACGTTACCCTCCGCACCAATATCTATTCCTACGGAGGATACAATGTGTATTTATCTCCTACTTACCGTAAGCGTTACCGTTATAACGGAAGCATGAACCTATCGTTCCAGAATACACGAATTCTCAGCAATACGGCCAAGCAGGAGTATACCACTTCACAAACCTTCAATATCAACTGGAGCCATTCGGTAGACAGCAGGGCCAGACCGGGAACATCATTCTCCGCCAATGTGAATGCAGGTTCTACCAAGTACAACCAGTATGTGGCCAATAACCCAACACTCAATTTTCAGAACCAGCTGAGCTCATCTATTTCTTATCAGAAGAACTGGGACAATAAATTCAACCTGACCCTGAGCGCCAACCATAGTCAGAACAACGTATCCACGCTCATCAATATGAGCCTGCCCACGGCTGCGTTCACGGTAAACACTTTTTATCCTTTCCAGCCTAAAGAAATGATAGGCTCACCTAAATGGTACCAGAAACTGGGGATCGGTCTCAATACCAACTTCGCCAACCAGATCAGTGTGTATGAAAGGGATTTCAATGTGAGCAAGATCCTGGATACGATGCAATGGGGCGCACAGCATAATATTCCCATTCAATTGTCATTACCCCCGCTGGGACCCATTCAGATCGCGCCGGGCATCAGCTATTCCGAAAAATGGTATTCCAGAAAGATCGTAAAAGCATTCAATCCAGGAAAGAACAAGGTGGACACGCTCACGGCCCAGAATGGTTTCTTCCAGGCCCGCGATATCTCTTTCAGCGTAGGCATGAATACCGCTTTGTTTGGCAAATTCGACAGGTTCGGAAAGAACAGCAAGTTCGAAGCGATCCGTCACGTGGTGCGTCCCAACATTTCACTGAGCTATAAGCCAGACCTGGCTGCAAAGGATTGGTATGATTTCGTGGTTGACAGTACCGGAAGGACCATTCGGGCATCCCATTACGAAGGAAGCATCTACGGGCCTTTCTCCGAAGGCGTATTCGGTGGTATCGGTTTCGGTATCGATAATAATATCGAAGCCAAGATCCGCAGTAAGAAAGATACGGCCAACGGCGGTATCAAAAAGATCAGGCTGATTGATGGTTTCGGTTTCAACAGTAGTTATAACCTGGTAGCCGATTCTTTCAAACTGGCGCCATTCAGTCTTTATGCGCGCAGCACTCTTTTCGAGAAGATCAATATCACAGCGGGCGCCGTGCTTGACCCTTACCAGGTAGACAGCTCGGGTTATCGTATGGACAAATATATGTGGTCCGGTGGCGGTGGTTTCAAACCCGGCCGTATCACCAGTGGCAGCGTCTCCATCTCCACCACTTTCCAGAGCAAGCCGAAAGACGAGAAAAAAGCCAAGGAACAGGAAGATGCGGAAAAAGACCTGGGCCTGCCACCACTCACCCTGGAAGAACAACAGGCACAACTCGAATACGCAAGACGCAACCCTTCCGAGTTTGCCGATTTCAATATTCCCTGGTCAGTCAATCTTTCATTCTCCTATAATTTCTCACGACAGTTCCGTCCGGATTACAAAGGCTGGGAAACGGTTTCCAATGCCAGTATCAACGTGAACGGAGACTTCAACCTAACGCCCCGATGGAAAATGGGCGCAAGCAGTTACTATGATTTCAAGTCGTCTTCCATTCAGTCGCTAACGCTCTCGCTTAGCCGTGAAATGCACTGTTGGCAAATGTCCATCAACGTTACACCGGTGGGGTTGTACAGGACCTTCAATATCACCATCAATCCGAAGAGCGGATTGCTGAGGGATTTGAAGATCAACAGGACCCGCTTTTTCTACGGACAATAA
- a CDS encoding DeoR/GlpR family DNA-binding transcription regulator, with product MLKKERQAYILHQVNLHNKVLSSSLSQEISVSEDTIRRDLQELADEGKIIKVHGGALSHSFSQVYYPSNNVYSLDNKKIIAQKAASLIEDGMFVLTTGGTTIIELARALPPQLKATFISGSIPVVLEYMHHPSIEVILIGDKVNKNSKITVGAEAIAQIKRIRADLCFLGINAIDIKNGITDNDWDVVTLKKAMIESAQKVVCLTIAEKINSLQPIHIDDISRIHTLITELPPDDPLLKPYKDAGIEVL from the coding sequence ATGCTCAAGAAAGAAAGACAGGCGTACATTTTACATCAGGTTAATCTCCATAACAAGGTGCTCTCATCGTCATTGAGCCAGGAGATCAGTGTATCTGAAGATACAATCCGCAGAGACTTGCAGGAACTGGCGGACGAAGGCAAGATCATAAAAGTACATGGCGGAGCGCTTTCCCATAGCTTCAGCCAGGTTTACTATCCTTCCAACAACGTTTATTCTCTCGATAACAAGAAGATCATTGCCCAGAAAGCGGCATCGCTGATCGAGGATGGCATGTTTGTGTTGACTACCGGTGGCACCACCATTATTGAACTGGCCAGAGCGCTGCCTCCACAGCTGAAAGCCACTTTCATTTCCGGTAGTATTCCCGTAGTGCTGGAATATATGCATCATCCTTCCATCGAAGTGATCCTGATTGGAGATAAAGTGAACAAGAACTCCAAGATCACGGTAGGCGCAGAAGCGATAGCCCAGATCAAAAGGATCCGTGCTGACCTCTGTTTCCTCGGCATCAATGCAATCGACATTAAGAACGGAATTACAGATAACGACTGGGATGTGGTCACTTTGAAGAAGGCGATGATTGAATCGGCACAGAAGGTAGTTTGCCTAACCATTGCCGAGAAGATCAATTCTCTGCAGCCGATTCATATTGACGACATCAGCAGGATCCACACGCTGATCACTGAGTTACCACCCGACGATCCTCTGCTTAAACCATACAAAGACGCAGGCATAGAAGTACTTTAG
- a CDS encoding MlaD family protein → MKISNETKVGSLTAIAIAVLILGFNFLKGKDFNTTKHKLFAVFPAVEGLMVSNPVTVNGLQVGKVSTIEAKDKNMTGIIVGITLTQEVNIPNNSVASLSTDLLGSSTTMKIFLGNSTTLINDGDTLSTRPIKGLTDKLQASLDPALASATQTLQSLDTLVNNLNSLLDPNTKNNLASIIANLTRSTQNLNKLLDAQTGMLAKSLSNVESVTGNLAKSNEKITATVDNLEKTSNSLANAKIKETIDNLESVTSKLSSAVSKTTQKDNTMGLLLNDRKLYDELRETNRSLTTLLDDFRLHPKRYVNISVFGRKDKSGPIKAPIYDSVPNKGN, encoded by the coding sequence ATGAAAATTTCTAATGAGACTAAGGTTGGATCGTTGACTGCAATCGCCATTGCTGTGCTGATCCTTGGATTTAACTTCCTGAAAGGAAAAGATTTCAATACCACCAAGCATAAATTATTCGCTGTATTCCCTGCTGTTGAAGGACTGATGGTGTCCAACCCTGTTACAGTAAATGGATTGCAGGTAGGAAAGGTTTCCACTATCGAGGCCAAAGACAAGAACATGACCGGCATCATCGTGGGCATTACCCTCACCCAGGAAGTGAATATCCCCAACAATTCTGTTGCTTCATTAAGCACAGACCTGCTGGGATCTTCCACCACCATGAAAATATTCCTCGGTAACTCCACTACCCTCATCAACGATGGAGATACACTGAGCACAAGGCCAATCAAAGGACTGACCGATAAGCTCCAGGCCAGCCTGGATCCCGCACTCGCCAGCGCCACACAAACGCTGCAATCGCTCGATACACTGGTCAACAACCTGAACAGCCTGCTCGATCCCAATACAAAAAACAACCTGGCTTCTATCATCGCCAATCTCACCCGCTCCACGCAAAACCTCAACAAACTGCTGGACGCGCAAACAGGTATGCTGGCAAAAAGCCTCTCCAATGTTGAATCTGTAACCGGTAATCTCGCCAAAAGCAATGAGAAGATCACGGCTACCGTAGACAACCTGGAAAAGACTTCTAACAGTCTCGCCAATGCGAAGATCAAAGAGACCATCGATAACCTGGAATCTGTTACCAGCAAACTCAGCTCTGCAGTGAGCAAAACCACTCAGAAAGATAATACGATGGGGCTGCTGTTAAATGATCGCAAATTGTACGACGAGCTTCGCGAGACCAACAGAAGTTTGACTACTTTGCTCGATGATTTCCGCCTTCACCCCAAACGCTATGTGAACATTTCCGTGTTTGGACGTAAAGACAAAAGCGGACCGATAAAGGCTCCTATCTATGACTCTGTTCCCAATAAAGGCAACTAA